In the Silvanigrella aquatica genome, AGTTTTCTCAAAGTCCTAGAACTGCACAATAGTTTTGAAAAGTTAAATAATGGAGTTGATATATGAAGTTTCCATTTCATTCCCAATCCTCTGGTACTATTTTTGTAGTTGCAGCATTGTTAACTTGGGGTATTAATCCTATTTATTTTAAATCTGTGCAAAATGTTTCTTCGGGCGAAATTTTATGCCATCGTATTATCTGGGCGGTCGTTTTTTTATTATTTTTTGTTTTTTTTAAAAAAGAATTTAATAAAATCTTAGAAATTTTTTACTCCCCTCGTAAATTACTCACGTTAGCTCTGACAGCAGTGCTGATTTCATCAAACTGGATCACATTTATTTGGGCTATCTTAAATAATCATCTTATGGAAGCAAGCTTTGGCTATTTCATTTCACCTCTTTTTAATATTTTATTAGGTCTCATATTTTTGAAAGAGAAACTCAATACGACTCAAAAGGTTTCACTAATCATTACATTTGCTGCTATTGTAAATCAGTTTACACAAATTCATTTTACCGGTTTAACACCATTTGTGCCTATTATAATTGCAGGATCATTTGGATTCTATACATTGCTCCGCAAACAAATAAATGTAGAATCAATTCATGGATTTACTGTTGAAGCTCTCTTATTATTTCCACTGGCAATGAGCTACATTGTTTATTTAGCACATAAAAAAGAAATGATTTTTGGAAGCTCATTTGAAATAAGTACCTTACTTATATTTGCAGGAATATTAACTTCAATTCCCACAATTTTATACGTAGCAGGTTCTAAACTTCTCACTTTATCAAAGGTAGGATTCTTACAATATATCTGTCCTACTGCTCAATTTATTATTGCCGTATTTATTTTCAATGAGAAAATTAACTCTCATAGTTTATTAACATTTGGATTAATTTGGACAGCACTTATTTTATACATTTCTAATTGCATATGGTGTTTACATAAAAATAGATCTATTATAAGAGGAAGAACATATTCAAAGATGAAAACTTAACATTTTGATTCTTTGCTAAAAATTTTATGTAGACGGGAATTTAAACTATTTATGCCATTCAATCGTTCGTCGCAATCTGCCGGGATTATTCTTGTTTTAATTTCTTTTCTTATCTGGGGTACAGCACCGCTCTATTTTAAAAGTGTAGAGACAGTTTCTCCCCTTGAAATATTATGCCATCGCATTATTTGGTCACTTCTATTTTTATTAATTATAATAATTTCGAAAAGAAATTTATACAAAATTTGGGAAGTATTTAAATCTCCTAGATTTTTATTCATTCTCATAACAACGGCAACACTGATTTCCCTTAATTGGCTTGCTTATATTTGGTCCATAGTGAATCATCATTTGATGGAAGCAAGCTTTGGTTATTTTATTTCACCTATTTTAAATGTCATTCTAGGAATGATCTTTTTGAAAGAAAAACTAAATAAAGTTGAAATAATTTGTTTTTTGATGACATTAATAGGCATATTAATTCAGTTTTATGAAATGGGTATTCGTGGTATGGGCTCTTTTATTCCCATTTTTCTTTCATTATCCTTTGGATTTTACGCACTTTTAAGAAAAAAAGTCGCCATTGATTCCTTTACGGGTCTTGCTGTAGAAACTCTTTTACTTTCACCCATTGCCCTCTCATATTTAATTTATTTAGCAATAAATAACCAACTTTCATTTTTCACAAGTACTCAAATTAGTATATTATTGTCATTAGCGGGAATTATTACATCGGTTCCCCTTATTTTAT is a window encoding:
- the rarD gene encoding EamA family transporter RarD, whose translation is MKFPFHSQSSGTIFVVAALLTWGINPIYFKSVQNVSSGEILCHRIIWAVVFLLFFVFFKKEFNKILEIFYSPRKLLTLALTAVLISSNWITFIWAILNNHLMEASFGYFISPLFNILLGLIFLKEKLNTTQKVSLIITFAAIVNQFTQIHFTGLTPFVPIIIAGSFGFYTLLRKQINVESIHGFTVEALLLFPLAMSYIVYLAHKKEMIFGSSFEISTLLIFAGILTSIPTILYVAGSKLLTLSKVGFLQYICPTAQFIIAVFIFNEKINSHSLLTFGLIWTALILYISNCIWCLHKNRSIIRGRTYSKMKT
- the rarD gene encoding EamA family transporter RarD; its protein translation is MPFNRSSQSAGIILVLISFLIWGTAPLYFKSVETVSPLEILCHRIIWSLLFLLIIIISKRNLYKIWEVFKSPRFLFILITTATLISLNWLAYIWSIVNHHLMEASFGYFISPILNVILGMIFLKEKLNKVEIICFLMTLIGILIQFYEMGIRGMGSFIPIFLSLSFGFYALLRKKVAIDSFTGLAVETLLLSPIALSYLIYLAINNQLSFFTSTQISILLSLAGIITSVPLILYVAGSKNMALTKLGFLQYTSPTIQLFIAVYLFHEKISLNKMISFSFVWLALIIFLLNKLNITKHYKKFVTSLKT